A portion of the Candida dubliniensis CD36 chromosome R, complete sequence genome contains these proteins:
- a CDS encoding catalytic subunit of the Signal Peptidase Complex (SPC), putative (Similar to S. cerevisiae SEC11): protein MNIRQQITQFLSLAYVFSSAFMLWKTLSVIANSHSPIVVVLSGSMEPAFQRGDILFLWNRDQQQKVGDIVVYEIDGKTIPIVHRVLREHHNQQKQLLLTKGDNNAVDDLSLYAKKQQYLNQKADLVGTVKGYLPFIGYVTILISENVYFKYGMLGLLGLSSLFSNE, encoded by the coding sequence ATGAATATTCGTCAACAAATCACTCAATTTTTATCACTAGCATATGTTTTTTCATCAGCATTTATGTTATGGAAAACATTATCAGTAATAGCCAATTCTCATTCTCCTATAGTTGTGGTATTATCAGGATCAATGGAACCAGCATTTCAAAGAGGtgatatattatttttatggAATAGagatcaacaacaaaaagttGGTGATATAGTTGtttatgaaattgatggGAAAACTATCCCCATAGTTCATCGAGTCTTGAGAGAACAtcataatcaacaaaaacaattattattaacaaaaggtgataataatgctgttgatgatttatcattatatgctaaaaaacaacaatatttaaatcaaaaagcTGATTTGGTTGGTACCGTGAAAGGATATTTACCATTTATTGGATATGTAACGATTTTAATTAGTGAAAATGtttatttcaaatatgGTATGTTAGGATTATTAGgtttatcatcattattctCCAATGAATAA